CCTGACCCCGGCGCTCCCCCAAGACCCGCAAGACCGCCTCGTTCAGGGGCACGGCACCCCCGGGCTTGCGCCGCGCCTGGTCGGGCACGCGGAGGATTTTACCGAAAAAGTCGATGTCCTGCCAGGCCATGCGCTCTATCTCACCGGCCCGCAAGCCCGTGTTCAGGGACACGATGATGGCGTGCTTGAGGTCGGGCAGCCGGAGCTTTCCGGCCTCCTCGATGATCAACCGGGCCTCATCTTTGGTCAGGTATCTGGTCCGGGCGTTGTTGAGCTTTGGGATTTCGAGGGAGGAACACGGGTTTCGTCCATGGAAGAGGGCGACACCGTCCGCGTCGTATGTCTTGGCCGCGACGTTGAACATGCGTCTGATTATGGCCAGGTAATGGCGGACCGTCCCGGCCGCTCCTCTGACTTCACCCAGCATCGTCCGGACATCCTCGGCCGTCACCTTGGCCAGGGGGATGTCCCCCAGGCACGGCAGAATGAGCTTATGGGCACGGAGATCGTCGATTTCCCAGGTCCGTTTCCCATCTTTGATGGCGGGCAAGTAGTAGCGCTCCCAGAAGGCCCGCACGGTCAATCCGGCCCGTCTCTTCCGCCGGGCCTCCTCGGCCCGCTCGGATGCGATGGCATCCCGGCGGTCGGCCAAAGTCTGCGGCCCGATGCCGGTCTTGATGTTTGCCTTGAGCTCGGAGAGCACGGCGTAGGCCTTGGCCGCCGTCCAGCCCTCACTGGCCCAGCCGA
This is a stretch of genomic DNA from Deltaproteobacteria bacterium. It encodes these proteins:
- a CDS encoding site-specific integrase — its product is MGTRKTAFRATGFPGVRCRDHPTRKNGRHADVYYTVRYGVNGHRHEDGLGWASEGWTAAKAYAVLSELKANIKTGIGPQTLADRRDAIASERAEEARRKRRAGLTVRAFWERYYLPAIKDGKRTWEIDDLRAHKLILPCLGDIPLAKVTAEDVRTMLGEVRGAAGTVRHYLAIIRRMFNVAAKTYDADGVALFHGRNPCSSLEIPKLNNARTRYLTKDEARLIIEEAGKLRLPDLKHAIIVSLNTGLRAGEIERMAWQDIDFFGKILRVPDQARRKPGGAVPLNEAVLRVLGERRGQVSGPLVFPTPRGGVHSRLTELFRGVVGRTGLNDGVDDRRHRVVFHTLRHTFASWLAIHGTDIYRIKTLMRHRTLQMTMRYAHLIPDQTRDAVDRLALE